The Acetobacteroides hydrogenigenes genome has a segment encoding these proteins:
- a CDS encoding putative zinc-binding protein: MEADQIKGACLCGIGEYIVITCSGACDLGLIADTVARKLRDNKVRKMNCLAAVGADVKPTIEAFKAANLLLLDGCPVDCGKKILEKAGISSFKYVRLTDLGYEKGKTPVTEEVINAVYEKVETIY; encoded by the coding sequence ATGGAAGCAGATCAAATAAAAGGAGCATGCCTTTGCGGTATCGGCGAATACATCGTTATCACCTGTTCCGGGGCATGCGATTTGGGATTAATTGCCGATACGGTAGCCCGTAAGCTACGCGATAACAAGGTTCGCAAAATGAACTGTCTTGCAGCCGTAGGAGCCGATGTAAAGCCAACTATCGAAGCGTTTAAGGCAGCAAACCTGCTTCTGTTGGATGGATGTCCAGTTGACTGCGGCAAAAAGATATTGGAGAAAGCGGGTATCAGCAGCTTTAAGTACGTCCGCCTAACCGATTTAGGCTACGAAAAGGGTAAAACACCTGTAACCGAAGAGGTAATAAACGCCGTTTACGAGAAGGTAGAAACCATCTACTAG
- the cobM gene encoding precorrin-4 C(11)-methyltransferase, translated as MNAIVTYSEAGAALAQQLVEQGFAADLYTPSTVEVHGAAALAEQLFAKYSAIVYIGSLGICVRAIAPSIRSKKSDPAIVNIDVNGRYVQPVISGHVGGANDLAQELARLLGATPILTTVSDTTERWSLDMFPKQFGWMLEPTRNLTHLMAAFVNGKPTALLLEVRDEGTLTLENSLPNNVTVFYNHSEIEIAKYEVVIAVTPFVRDLGERVLCFRPKVLHLGTGSQKGISSAPYAQQVEQLLLENGLSPLSIASIGSVDIKKEEQAFIDFADSRHVPFATFTKEVLSAYDVPNPSERVESEVGCSSVSEAVAMHLSKNSLLFGKVKAEVDGKHFTHSVAIDRRFERKGFVEIVGAGPGDPNLVTVRGKELLQVADLILYAGSLVPKELTYYAKKGCLVRSSADMDLQQQVDLMEEYYRKGLLIVRLHTGDPCIYGAIQEQMSLMDQRGMSYRITPGVSSFQAAAAALQSQFTIPEEVQTIILTRGEGRTPVPEREQLRNLARSQSTMCIYLSASLAGKIEQELLEHYPPETPVAVCYKLTWKEEKIYRCTLSTLEQTVKENNLSMTTLIVVGKAIDNRQGESKLYDRNFSHAFRK; from the coding sequence ATGAACGCAATAGTAACCTATTCGGAGGCAGGAGCCGCACTAGCACAGCAGCTGGTGGAGCAGGGCTTTGCTGCCGATTTATATACCCCTAGTACCGTAGAGGTGCATGGTGCTGCCGCATTGGCCGAGCAGCTGTTTGCCAAGTATAGCGCCATTGTCTACATCGGCTCGTTGGGGATATGCGTAAGGGCGATTGCCCCCTCGATTCGGAGTAAGAAGAGCGATCCTGCAATAGTCAACATCGACGTAAATGGGCGCTACGTGCAGCCTGTTATTTCGGGACATGTGGGTGGTGCCAACGACTTGGCGCAAGAGCTGGCCAGACTGCTAGGTGCAACGCCAATTCTCACTACTGTGAGCGACACTACCGAGCGTTGGTCGCTCGATATGTTCCCCAAGCAGTTTGGCTGGATGTTGGAGCCTACGCGAAATCTCACGCACCTAATGGCAGCCTTCGTAAATGGTAAGCCAACCGCGCTGCTGCTCGAGGTTCGCGACGAGGGTACGCTGACGCTGGAGAATAGCCTGCCTAACAATGTCACCGTTTTTTATAATCATAGCGAAATCGAAATTGCGAAGTACGAGGTGGTGATTGCCGTTACCCCTTTCGTAAGAGATTTGGGCGAGCGGGTGCTCTGCTTTCGTCCAAAGGTTTTGCATCTGGGAACGGGCAGCCAAAAGGGTATTTCGTCGGCTCCTTACGCTCAGCAGGTGGAGCAGCTGCTGTTGGAGAATGGTCTATCGCCGCTCTCTATAGCCTCCATTGGCTCGGTGGATATCAAAAAGGAGGAGCAGGCGTTTATCGATTTTGCTGATAGCCGCCATGTTCCTTTTGCTACCTTCACGAAGGAGGTGCTAAGCGCCTACGACGTTCCCAATCCATCGGAGCGTGTGGAGAGCGAGGTGGGTTGCAGCAGCGTTTCGGAGGCGGTTGCCATGCATCTATCTAAAAACAGCCTGCTTTTTGGTAAGGTTAAGGCCGAGGTCGACGGCAAGCACTTTACGCATTCGGTAGCCATCGATAGGAGGTTTGAACGTAAGGGCTTTGTGGAGATTGTGGGGGCTGGTCCGGGCGACCCGAACCTGGTTACCGTTAGGGGAAAGGAACTGCTTCAGGTGGCCGACCTTATTCTGTATGCCGGAAGCTTGGTGCCTAAGGAGCTAACCTACTACGCTAAAAAAGGCTGCTTGGTACGCAGCTCGGCCGATATGGACCTTCAGCAGCAGGTCGATTTAATGGAGGAGTACTACCGTAAAGGGCTGCTTATTGTCCGCCTTCATACGGGCGACCCCTGCATCTATGGTGCCATACAGGAGCAGATGAGCCTGATGGACCAACGGGGTATGAGCTACCGTATAACGCCTGGGGTGTCCTCGTTTCAGGCGGCAGCGGCTGCACTACAATCGCAGTTTACCATACCAGAGGAGGTGCAAACCATCATCCTTACCCGTGGCGAAGGGCGTACGCCTGTACCCGAGCGCGAGCAGCTGCGTAACCTCGCCCGTTCGCAGAGTACCATGTGCATCTACCTAAGCGCCTCTTTGGCGGGTAAAATAGAGCAGGAGCTGCTGGAGCATTATCCACCCGAAACACCCGTAGCCGTATGCTATAAGCTAACATGGAAGGAAGAAAAGATATACCGATGTACGCTCTCTACGCTGGAGCAAACGGTGAAGGAGAATAATCTGAGTATGACTACCCTCATTGTTGTTGGTAAGGCTATAGACAACCGTCAGGGCGAGTCGAAGCTATACGATAGAAACTTTTCTCACGCCTTTAGAAAATGA
- a CDS encoding aromatic aminobenezylarsenical efflux permease ArsG family transporter, whose product MEFLQGILDSTQYSFVTALILGLMTAISPCPLATNISAIGFISRDIEDRKRVFLNGVVYTLGRALSYTGLAVVLYFGASQMNVSMIFQGWGEKLLGPVLIIIGLFMLDVIKLRLPGFSSLTERLGEKGKGSYLGTLLLGMVFALAFCPYSGVLYFAMLIPMTVSSASGLYLPVVFAIATGLPVIVFAWLLAFAVGNVGSLYNHIKTFEIWFRRVVSVLFILVGIYYIVEAFVS is encoded by the coding sequence ATGGAGTTTCTACAAGGCATACTCGATAGTACGCAGTACTCCTTTGTAACGGCATTGATACTAGGGCTGATGACCGCCATCAGCCCCTGCCCCTTGGCTACGAACATATCGGCCATAGGGTTCATCAGCCGCGATATCGAAGACCGTAAGCGCGTGTTCCTAAACGGCGTTGTATATACGCTGGGGCGAGCTTTAAGCTATACCGGATTGGCAGTGGTTCTTTACTTTGGTGCAAGCCAAATGAACGTTTCCATGATTTTCCAAGGCTGGGGCGAGAAGCTGCTTGGGCCAGTCCTGATCATCATAGGGCTGTTTATGCTCGATGTTATCAAGCTGAGGTTGCCCGGTTTCTCGAGCCTTACCGAGCGATTGGGAGAAAAGGGAAAAGGAAGCTACCTGGGAACCCTACTGCTGGGAATGGTGTTTGCCCTAGCATTTTGCCCATATAGCGGCGTGCTCTACTTTGCCATGCTGATACCGATGACGGTTTCGAGCGCAAGTGGGCTGTACCTGCCCGTCGTATTTGCCATCGCAACGGGGCTTCCGGTAATTGTTTTTGCCTGGTTGTTGGCGTTTGCTGTTGGAAACGTAGGGAGCCTGTACAACCACATTAAAACCTTCGAGATATGGTTTAGACGGGTAGTTTCGGTGCTGTTTATACTTGTTGGCATCTACTACATCGTTGAAGCGTTCGTTTCGTAA
- a CDS encoding thioredoxin family protein, with the protein MDIKILGTGCPKCKTLEKIAREVVEENGYEATVTKVTDIVEIMKYGVMTTPALVVNEKVEIKGRIPSHDEVKEVLKKY; encoded by the coding sequence ATGGATATTAAGATTCTGGGCACCGGATGCCCTAAGTGCAAGACACTTGAAAAGATCGCCCGTGAGGTGGTAGAGGAAAACGGCTATGAAGCAACCGTTACCAAAGTTACCGACATCGTTGAGATTATGAAGTATGGGGTAATGACCACCCCAGCCCTTGTGGTAAACGAGAAGGTTGAAATTAAGGGGCGCATACCATCGCACGATGAGGTAAAGGAGGTTTTAAAAAAGTACTAA
- a CDS encoding permease, translated as MSWNKKIVIPVALLPVWYLVYHNLQRMADWVIDSLLGMEKGAHLTESLRFFIFEVPKVLMLLTLIIFFVGIVRTYFSPERTRKMLEGKSTFTGNVMASLLGIVTPFCSCSAIPLFLGFVESGVPLGVTFSFLIAAPMINEVAVVLLFGMFGWKVALIYVLTGLTIAITAGWIIGKLKLEGWVQEWVYQTKLGNGGEGIEKHGLSERIRFGYEAVKGIVGKVWIYVVLGIAVGAGAHGYVPEDFMASLMGKSTWYSVPLSVLIGVPLYSNAAGIIPIVSVLIEKGASLGTALAFMMAVIGLSLPEAIILKKVLKLPLILTFIGIVAFGILIVGYLFNFIF; from the coding sequence ATGAGCTGGAATAAAAAAATAGTTATCCCAGTGGCATTGCTGCCCGTATGGTACTTAGTTTACCATAACCTGCAGCGCATGGCCGACTGGGTTATTGACTCCCTGCTGGGAATGGAAAAGGGAGCACACCTGACCGAATCCCTGCGCTTTTTCATATTTGAGGTTCCCAAGGTGCTGATGCTGCTTACGCTGATCATCTTTTTTGTTGGGATAGTAAGAACCTACTTTTCGCCCGAGCGCACCCGTAAGATGCTGGAAGGCAAATCGACCTTTACAGGAAATGTAATGGCCTCCCTCCTCGGAATTGTAACCCCTTTCTGCTCCTGCTCGGCCATACCGCTGTTTTTGGGCTTTGTAGAGTCGGGCGTACCGCTTGGGGTAACCTTCTCGTTCCTGATTGCGGCTCCTATGATAAACGAGGTGGCCGTAGTGCTACTCTTTGGGATGTTTGGCTGGAAGGTGGCGCTAATCTACGTGCTGACGGGGCTAACCATAGCCATTACTGCCGGATGGATTATCGGGAAGCTGAAGCTGGAAGGCTGGGTTCAGGAGTGGGTGTACCAAACCAAGCTGGGCAATGGAGGCGAAGGCATCGAAAAGCACGGCCTATCGGAGCGCATCCGCTTTGGCTACGAGGCTGTTAAGGGAATTGTAGGTAAGGTTTGGATTTACGTTGTGCTGGGTATAGCGGTTGGCGCCGGAGCGCACGGGTATGTACCTGAGGATTTTATGGCCTCGTTGATGGGCAAATCGACCTGGTATAGCGTACCGCTATCCGTCCTTATCGGGGTCCCATTATACTCGAATGCGGCTGGGATTATCCCTATTGTATCGGTGCTTATAGAGAAGGGAGCCTCGTTGGGTACCGCGCTAGCGTTTATGATGGCGGTTATCGGGCTTTCGCTTCCCGAGGCCATCATCCTGAAAAAGGTGCTGAAGCTGCCGCTGATTCTGACCTTTATCGGTATAGTTGCCTTTGGTATTCTAATCGTTGGATACCTGTTTAACTTTATTTTTTAG
- the cbiD gene encoding cobalt-precorrin-5B (C(1))-methyltransferase CbiD, which translates to MILVFGGTTEGRMVAQLLDIQQMEFYYSTKLGSQQDVPGRHTAGAMNAQQIVEFCTANGIRLLVDAAHPFAVQLHENISQAAALLGLKVVRVERRSPEYTLVNVRFFDSWQGMAETALEAGVEPILALTGVQTIVPLKDLWSSRRCYFRILNTVQSEQLARASGIAKSWIIQDSNPESEEALIELVRKTDAQVILTKDSGYSGGLEAKIAVSQQLEVPLWVLKRPSLPAFDYVVYERKELLMLLLRLKKELLVTEELRAGFTTGTCVCAAVKACIIALEDGSFPNDVTVYLADGTPARFAIFPNKLDDDVASCSVIKDAGDDPDVTHAKEVGCTIYRREDVGVEFKRGVGIGLVTLPGLQVAVGEPAINPVPRTMIAQVVEEMAQHYSIVGGFMVEPFVPEGEELAMRTFNGRVGVEGGISILGTTGRVFPYSAEAFMGAIHQQVRVARSLRCNELVATSGKRSESTLKPFCEGIPANAYIHFGNFVGETIKIADEEGFDRITIGIMLGKAVKLAEGHLDTHSREVLLNTNFLVDIAKNLGYNNQTLDKIEELKLANAITDIIPFNINEPFYLRITQLCHGVCQNTTKKGLQIRLALIMDEKRIILME; encoded by the coding sequence ATGATACTAGTCTTTGGAGGAACGACCGAAGGGAGGATGGTTGCCCAGCTTCTCGACATTCAGCAGATGGAGTTTTACTACTCCACCAAGCTGGGTTCGCAGCAGGATGTGCCCGGAAGGCATACTGCTGGAGCAATGAATGCCCAGCAGATTGTTGAGTTTTGTACAGCGAATGGTATCCGTCTGCTGGTTGATGCTGCGCATCCCTTTGCGGTGCAGCTGCACGAGAATATTAGCCAAGCGGCAGCTTTGCTAGGCCTCAAGGTGGTTCGTGTAGAGCGTAGGTCGCCGGAGTACACTCTAGTCAATGTACGCTTTTTCGATTCGTGGCAAGGTATGGCAGAGACTGCATTGGAGGCTGGTGTAGAACCAATCCTTGCCCTAACTGGCGTGCAGACTATCGTTCCTTTAAAAGATTTATGGAGTAGCCGCAGGTGCTACTTTCGCATTCTCAATACCGTTCAGTCGGAACAGCTGGCTCGTGCTTCGGGTATTGCCAAGAGTTGGATAATTCAGGACTCCAATCCTGAGTCGGAGGAGGCGCTGATCGAGCTGGTGCGGAAAACAGATGCGCAGGTTATCCTTACAAAGGATAGCGGCTATAGCGGCGGTCTAGAGGCTAAAATTGCCGTATCTCAGCAGCTAGAAGTGCCGTTATGGGTATTGAAACGTCCATCATTACCAGCGTTCGACTATGTGGTGTACGAGCGTAAGGAGCTGCTGATGCTGCTGCTAAGGCTGAAGAAAGAGCTACTGGTTACCGAAGAGCTAAGGGCCGGCTTTACAACTGGCACATGTGTTTGTGCTGCCGTTAAGGCCTGCATTATTGCATTGGAAGATGGCTCATTTCCAAACGATGTTACTGTTTATTTGGCTGATGGTACACCTGCTAGGTTCGCTATTTTTCCAAATAAATTGGATGATGATGTCGCTTCTTGCTCTGTAATCAAAGATGCAGGCGACGACCCTGATGTAACTCACGCCAAAGAGGTGGGGTGTACCATTTACCGAAGGGAGGACGTAGGTGTTGAATTTAAACGTGGTGTGGGAATCGGTTTGGTAACGCTGCCCGGATTGCAGGTTGCCGTTGGCGAACCGGCCATAAACCCAGTACCACGAACGATGATTGCACAGGTGGTGGAGGAGATGGCGCAGCACTACTCCATTGTAGGGGGATTTATGGTAGAGCCATTTGTTCCCGAAGGCGAGGAGCTAGCAATGCGGACCTTTAATGGACGGGTGGGAGTTGAAGGAGGCATTTCGATACTTGGTACTACGGGACGTGTTTTCCCCTATTCGGCTGAGGCCTTTATGGGTGCTATCCACCAGCAGGTAAGAGTGGCTCGGTCGTTGCGCTGCAACGAGCTGGTGGCTACATCCGGAAAACGTAGCGAGTCCACGTTAAAGCCGTTTTGCGAAGGTATTCCTGCCAATGCCTACATCCATTTTGGAAATTTTGTTGGAGAAACTATTAAGATTGCCGACGAAGAGGGTTTTGATCGGATAACCATTGGGATAATGCTAGGGAAAGCTGTTAAGCTGGCCGAAGGACATCTCGATACGCATAGCCGTGAGGTGCTGCTCAATACCAATTTTTTAGTCGATATTGCCAAGAATTTGGGCTACAACAACCAAACCTTGGATAAGATAGAAGAACTAAAATTGGCAAATGCCATTACAGATATCATCCCATTTAACATCAACGAGCCCTTTTACCTCAGAATAACACAACTGTGCCATGGGGTATGCCAAAATACGACTAAAAAGGGGCTTCAAATACGATTAGCGCTTATTATGGACGAGAAGCGGATAATTCTGATGGAATAA
- a CDS encoding nitrophenyl compound nitroreductase subunit ArsF family protein: MKQILLLSITLMFAFGGITAEAKNPKKATTPTKVVAAEKKVEVYYFHFTRRCKTCMAVEANAQKAVETLYADKVKRGLYTFKGLNLDDASTDAIAKKLGVGGQALLVVSGKNKVDITSKGFMNANDLEKMKEEVKKAVDNVTKG; this comes from the coding sequence ATGAAGCAAATTTTACTGCTGAGCATTACCCTGATGTTCGCTTTTGGCGGAATTACCGCTGAGGCAAAGAATCCTAAAAAAGCAACCACACCAACCAAGGTTGTTGCTGCCGAAAAGAAGGTAGAGGTCTACTACTTCCACTTCACCCGTCGCTGCAAAACCTGTATGGCCGTGGAGGCTAATGCTCAAAAGGCTGTTGAAACGCTATACGCTGATAAGGTGAAGCGAGGACTCTACACCTTTAAGGGACTGAACCTAGATGATGCCAGCACCGATGCCATCGCCAAGAAGCTGGGCGTAGGCGGGCAAGCGCTGCTCGTTGTATCAGGAAAGAACAAGGTAGACATTACCAGCAAGGGCTTTATGAACGCCAACGACCTCGAAAAGATGAAGGAAGAGGTTAAGAAGGCGGTTGATAATGTAACAAAGGGCTAG
- a CDS encoding ArsR/SmtB family transcription factor, producing the protein MKEKYYTEQQEKLARYGKALSHPVRIFVLDYLANNLHRCCYSGDMAEELPIARSTLSEHLKELKNAGLIQGEINPPYIKYCINRESWEEAKQLLAEFFKR; encoded by the coding sequence ATAAAAGAGAAGTACTACACTGAGCAACAAGAAAAATTAGCAAGATACGGGAAAGCCCTATCGCACCCTGTACGCATTTTTGTACTAGACTATCTGGCAAACAACCTGCATAGGTGCTGCTACAGCGGCGATATGGCCGAGGAGCTGCCAATAGCCCGCTCGACGCTTTCGGAGCACCTAAAGGAGCTAAAAAATGCTGGGCTCATCCAAGGGGAGATCAATCCGCCCTACATAAAGTACTGCATCAATCGCGAGAGTTGGGAGGAGGCCAAGCAGCTGCTGGCCGAATTCTTTAAACGATAA
- the cbiE gene encoding precorrin-6y C5,15-methyltransferase (decarboxylating) subunit CbiE: MHLTIIGISDESTPIFSSEVKERLVGDGVRFAGGERHRELVEAQLPANASWTNITVPLAPFLQEMREYDGAWGVFASGDPLFFGIGNTLRREFPDATVEVFPTFNSLQLLAHKLLLPYGTASVVTLTGRPWQALDKALVDNQKLIAVLTDKVKTPSTIAQRMLTFGYANYTMYLGERLGGSEERVRELSLEEALTADFIHPNCLYLQQNVTRPIRQGIPDGEFQTLEGRPKMMTKMAVRLASLAAMDIRNRSVLWDVGACTGSISIEAKLMNPLLDVHAFEVREESAAIVAANARRFGAPLTYHGGDFGGADISAIPKPDAVFLGGYGGKMEQLLDRVNTVLADGGIIGFNAVSDTSLGQFAAWAASNGYQQQPSSTIKVDEHNAINVVVVSKKLNGSYTEVDGS; encoded by the coding sequence ATGCATCTAACCATCATAGGAATATCAGACGAGAGTACGCCCATTTTTAGCAGCGAGGTAAAGGAGCGGCTAGTGGGCGATGGCGTACGCTTTGCCGGAGGCGAGCGGCACCGCGAGCTGGTTGAGGCGCAGCTTCCAGCCAACGCCTCTTGGACAAACATAACCGTTCCGCTGGCTCCATTCCTTCAGGAGATGAGGGAGTATGATGGCGCATGGGGGGTGTTTGCCTCTGGCGATCCTCTTTTCTTTGGCATCGGAAATACGCTGCGTAGGGAGTTTCCTGATGCAACCGTAGAGGTATTTCCAACCTTTAACTCGCTGCAGCTGCTGGCGCATAAGCTGCTGCTACCCTACGGTACAGCCTCGGTGGTAACGCTTACAGGTAGGCCGTGGCAGGCGTTGGATAAGGCTTTAGTAGATAATCAAAAGCTGATTGCCGTGCTTACCGATAAGGTAAAAACGCCTAGTACCATCGCCCAGCGGATGCTTACTTTTGGGTACGCCAACTACACAATGTATTTGGGCGAAAGGCTTGGTGGTAGCGAAGAACGGGTTAGAGAGCTATCGTTGGAGGAGGCTTTAACGGCTGATTTTATCCACCCCAACTGCTTGTACCTGCAGCAGAATGTCACACGCCCTATTCGTCAGGGTATTCCCGATGGCGAGTTCCAAACGCTCGAAGGTCGGCCAAAGATGATGACCAAGATGGCCGTTAGGCTGGCATCGCTGGCGGCAATGGATATCCGTAACCGTAGCGTGCTTTGGGACGTTGGTGCCTGTACGGGCAGCATCTCCATCGAGGCTAAGCTGATGAACCCGCTGCTTGATGTTCATGCCTTTGAGGTGCGTGAGGAGAGCGCAGCCATTGTTGCGGCCAATGCCCGTAGGTTTGGAGCGCCGCTTACCTACCATGGCGGCGATTTTGGAGGTGCAGATATCAGCGCAATTCCAAAACCCGATGCGGTGTTCCTAGGCGGCTATGGCGGGAAGATGGAGCAGCTACTCGACAGGGTTAACACCGTACTTGCGGATGGAGGCATTATAGGCTTTAATGCCGTAAGCGATACCAGCCTTGGGCAGTTTGCCGCTTGGGCTGCGTCGAATGGCTACCAGCAGCAACCCTCATCAACCATAAAGGTAGACGAGCACAATGCTATAAACGTGGTGGTGGTTTCTAAGAAGTTAAACGGAAGTTATACGGAGGTAGACGGAAGTTAA